A genomic stretch from Solanum stenotomum isolate F172 chromosome 8, ASM1918654v1, whole genome shotgun sequence includes:
- the LOC125872494 gene encoding oligouridylate-binding protein 1B-like isoform X1 — translation MQNQRLKQQQQQALMQQALLQQQSLYHPGLLAPPQIEPIPSGNLPPGFDPSTCRSVFVGNIHPQVTEPLLQEVFSSTGLVEGCKLIRKEKSSYGFIHYYDRRSAALAIVSLNGRHLFGQPIKVNWAFASGQREDTSSHFNIFVGDLSPEVTDAMLFACFSVYPGCSDARVMWDQKTGRSRGFGFVSFRNQQDAQSAINDLTGKWLGSRQIRCNWATKGANSNDDKQSSDAKSVVELTNGSSEDGKEAANSDAPENNPQYTTVYVGNIAPEVTQLDLHRYFHSLGAGVIEEIRIQRDKGFGFVRYNTHAEAALAIQMGNTHSVLGGRQIKCSWGNKPTPPGTSSNPLPPPAPTPLGISATDLLAYERQLAMSKMGGVPGLMGQYPLKQASMGMASGASQAIYDGGFQNVAAQQLMYYQ, via the exons ATGCAGAATCAGAGGCTGAAGCAACAACAGCAGCAAGCTTTGATGCAACAAGCGCTTCTTCAGCAACAGTCTCTCTATCATCCTGGCCTCTTAGCTCCACCTCAG ATTGAGCCAATACCTAGTGGAAATCTGCCTCCTGGGTTTGATCCAAGCACATGCCGCAGTGT GTTTGTTGGGAATATCCACCCACAAGTGACTGAACCTCTTCTTCAGGAAGTTTTCTCTAGTACTGGTCTTGTGGAAGGATGTAAACTGATAAGGAAGGAAAAG TCATCTTATGGTTTCATCCACTACTATGATCGTAGATCAGCTGCACTTGCTATAGTCTCTCTTAATGGAAGGCATCT GTTTGGGCAGCCTATTAAAGTTAATTGGGCATTTGCCAGTGGACAGAGGGAGGACACTTCAA GCCactttaatatatttgttggtGATCTGAGCCCCGAAGTTACTGATGCAATGCTATTTGCTTGCTTCTCTGTTTACCCTGGTTGCTC TGATGCAAGGGTAATGTGGGATCAAAAGACTGGGCGTTCTAggggttttggttttgtttCTTTCCGAAACCAACAG gatGCTCAAAGTGCCATCAATGATTTAACAG GCAAATGGCTTGGTAGTAGGCAGATACGTTGCAACTGGGCTACCAAAGGTGCTAACTCGAATGATGACAAACAGAGTTCTGATGCCAAAAGTGTTGTGGAATTAACAAATGGTTCATCag AAGATGGTAAAGAGGCAGCGAATAGTGATGCTCCTGAAAATAACCCACAATACACCACTGTTTATGTGGGCAATATTGCTCCTGAG GTAACACAGCTCGATCTCCATCGCTACTTTCATTCCCTTGGTGCAGGAGTGATTGAGGAAATTCGAATTCAGCGAGATAAAGGATTTGGCTTTGTAAGATACAATACTCATGCTGAGGCAGCTTTAGCAATTCAAATGGGAAATACCCACTCAGTTCTGGGTGGAAGGCAGATTAAG TGTTCGTGGGGTAACAAGCCAACTCCGCCTGGAACAAGCTCAAACCCACTTCCTCCGCCAGCTCCCACACCATTAGGTATTTCAGCCACTGACCTTTTGGCTTATGAGAGACAGCTAGCTATGAGCAAGATGGGTGGTGTCCCGGGCCTCATGGGTCAATATCCTTTGAAGCAAGCATCAATGGGGATGGCCTCTGGAGCAAGCCAAGCTATATATGATGGCGGTTTCCAGAATGTTGCTGCACAACAGCTCATGTATTATCAGTGA
- the LOC125872494 gene encoding oligouridylate-binding protein 1B-like isoform X2, translating to MQNQRLKQQQQQALMQQALLQQQSLYHPGLLAPPQIEPIPSGNLPPGFDPSTCRSVFVGNIHPQVTEPLLQEVFSSTGLVEGCKLIRKEKSSYGFIHYYDRRSAALAIVSLNGRHLFGQPIKVNWAFASGQREDTSSHFNIFVGDLSPEVTDAMLFACFSVYPGCSDARVMWDQKTGRSRGFGFVSFRNQQDAQSAINDLTGKWLGSRQIRCNWATKGANSNDDKQSSDAKSVVELTNGSSDGKEAANSDAPENNPQYTTVYVGNIAPEVTQLDLHRYFHSLGAGVIEEIRIQRDKGFGFVRYNTHAEAALAIQMGNTHSVLGGRQIKCSWGNKPTPPGTSSNPLPPPAPTPLGISATDLLAYERQLAMSKMGGVPGLMGQYPLKQASMGMASGASQAIYDGGFQNVAAQQLMYYQ from the exons ATGCAGAATCAGAGGCTGAAGCAACAACAGCAGCAAGCTTTGATGCAACAAGCGCTTCTTCAGCAACAGTCTCTCTATCATCCTGGCCTCTTAGCTCCACCTCAG ATTGAGCCAATACCTAGTGGAAATCTGCCTCCTGGGTTTGATCCAAGCACATGCCGCAGTGT GTTTGTTGGGAATATCCACCCACAAGTGACTGAACCTCTTCTTCAGGAAGTTTTCTCTAGTACTGGTCTTGTGGAAGGATGTAAACTGATAAGGAAGGAAAAG TCATCTTATGGTTTCATCCACTACTATGATCGTAGATCAGCTGCACTTGCTATAGTCTCTCTTAATGGAAGGCATCT GTTTGGGCAGCCTATTAAAGTTAATTGGGCATTTGCCAGTGGACAGAGGGAGGACACTTCAA GCCactttaatatatttgttggtGATCTGAGCCCCGAAGTTACTGATGCAATGCTATTTGCTTGCTTCTCTGTTTACCCTGGTTGCTC TGATGCAAGGGTAATGTGGGATCAAAAGACTGGGCGTTCTAggggttttggttttgtttCTTTCCGAAACCAACAG gatGCTCAAAGTGCCATCAATGATTTAACAG GCAAATGGCTTGGTAGTAGGCAGATACGTTGCAACTGGGCTACCAAAGGTGCTAACTCGAATGATGACAAACAGAGTTCTGATGCCAAAAGTGTTGTGGAATTAACAAATGGTTCATCag ATGGTAAAGAGGCAGCGAATAGTGATGCTCCTGAAAATAACCCACAATACACCACTGTTTATGTGGGCAATATTGCTCCTGAG GTAACACAGCTCGATCTCCATCGCTACTTTCATTCCCTTGGTGCAGGAGTGATTGAGGAAATTCGAATTCAGCGAGATAAAGGATTTGGCTTTGTAAGATACAATACTCATGCTGAGGCAGCTTTAGCAATTCAAATGGGAAATACCCACTCAGTTCTGGGTGGAAGGCAGATTAAG TGTTCGTGGGGTAACAAGCCAACTCCGCCTGGAACAAGCTCAAACCCACTTCCTCCGCCAGCTCCCACACCATTAGGTATTTCAGCCACTGACCTTTTGGCTTATGAGAGACAGCTAGCTATGAGCAAGATGGGTGGTGTCCCGGGCCTCATGGGTCAATATCCTTTGAAGCAAGCATCAATGGGGATGGCCTCTGGAGCAAGCCAAGCTATATATGATGGCGGTTTCCAGAATGTTGCTGCACAACAGCTCATGTATTATCAGTGA
- the LOC125872485 gene encoding protein PHYTOCHROME-DEPENDENT LATE-FLOWERING: protein MGVSFKVSKTGARFRPKPVHPDTEEHDDVAVGANKERNSVISQNKSNSASTGKLTGAVVHGSKDVTTVPDNEVSFTLCLFLDGYSIGKPSEMQNEYGHQASENVPKLLHPYDRASETLFSAIESGHLPGDILEDIPCKYVDGTLVCEVRDYRKCFPEVGQNAPSATGCPIINRVCLKMSLENVVKDIPLISDSAWTYGDMMEVESRILRALQPQLCLDPAPKLESLRNNKASSKLTLGIGNLRRKRLRQLPDVIVMSNDKIHGKNICIDRVPESSRSGDTGQLLPQPAHENLNRQNNGPTNMLALRSNSFGSETSIPASPSVSQQPKYQMGVVSPRIMQDHRSGVLNASGASPAAPEMMLSYADAMSSGAASLHGKRENHDGQASPLSNLNKRARFTHMSADSNQQQLIGGQIDGSHAPDLHWKNSLLQQHSVPRGIPYANTNMQKYPQQIFEGGLNQEAGTMPFTAGQQGIKYNLKEEPAEIERLDKLEPGRTKNEMQMVESDMNLMESQQARLKQRMTQQFTRSGFPQTPWNGLGQPLENNLRKEDPFQNRKMVQSPRVSAGGLPQSPLSSKSGEFSNGSVGAQYGAAVTSGLIQSMKEKQGSTSVAPAGGTTSMTSSANDSMQRQHQAQIAARRRSNSVPKAPMMSGVGSPASVSTMSLPINASSPPVGSTQSADQIMLERFSKIEMLTTRFQLNPKKSKVEEYSSRKPNVFPTQQLHVHLSNDSNNENVKDESCKMSLSKSLVGGSTNVCKRRVLDFLQTERVLQGNGYSCVPKARTRMVLSEKPNDGTVSMLIGEIEEVEYTTVEDHLPTLPNTHFADLLAAQFCSLMAREGYLVEDHVQPRPISMNRASSSQTNMPGMPPNGSVADLQQYSEGVSGQLSNELARPSNGINSSIISPQNMQGQRILPSGNAQALQISQGLLTGVSMPSRAQQSDPLSPLQQQQQQQQQQQNQHPLIQQQHPQLQRSQLMLASNPLAHLNTVGQNSMQLGNQMANKPSAVQLQLLQQQQQQQQQQQQQQPQQLQSQQSQSQHPQMQRKMMMSLGNVGMGNISNNIAALGGLSNVMGMGGVRGVGGPGISAPMGAIAGMGNISQNTINISQASNISNAISQQLRSGALTPQQAVFMQTKLRMVAQNRTNMLGSPQSSLGGITGNRQMHPGSTGLSILGSLNRGNINPMQRPGMGPMGPPKLMAGMNLYMNQQQQQQQQQQQQQQQQQQQQMQLQQQQMQQQHIQQQQQLQQQQQETASPLQAVVSPPPVGSPSNLAIPQQMNQNSQQPQQQQQQQHQQASPQQMSQRTPLSPQLSSGAIHPMSTGNPEACPASPQLSSQTLGSVGSITNSPMELQGVNKSNSINNT from the exons ATGGGAGTTTCGTTTAAGGTTTCCAAAACCGGTGCAAGGTTTCGGCCCAAACCAGTACATCCCGACACCGAAGAACACGACGACGTCGCTGTTGGTGCTAACAAAGAAAGGAATTCAGTTATTTCACAAAATAAATCCAATTCCGCATCGACTGGAAAGCTCACG GGTGCGGTTGTGCATGGAAGCAAGGATGTTACCACAGTCCCTG ATAATGAAGTTTCCTTCACATTGTGCCTTTTCCTGGATGGATATTCTATTGGGAAGCCCTCTGAG ATGCAGAATGAATATGGGCATCAAGCCTCTGAAAATGTTCCAAAATTATTGCATCCATATGATAGAGCATCTGAAACTCTCTTTTCT GCAATTGAGTCTGGACATCTGCCAGGCGATATTTTGGAGGATATACCTTGCAAATATGTTGACGGAACTCTAGTCTGCGAG GTGCGAGATTATCGTAAGTGCTTCCCTGAAGTTGGACAAAATGCGCCTTCAGCCACTGGTTGTCCCATTATTAACAGAGTATGTCTAAAAATGTCTCTTGAAAATGTGGTGAAGGACATTCCATTGATTTCAGATAGTGCTTGGACATATGGTGATATGATG GAAGTCGAATCCCGGATATTAAGAGCCCTACAACCACAACTCTGCTTAGACCCCGCCCCAAAGTTAGAAAGCCTCCGCAACAACAAAGCTTCCTCAAAG TTGACATTGGGTATAGGAAATCTAAGGAGGAAAAGACTAAGGCAGCTTCCAGATGTGATTGTCATGTCTAATGATAAGATCCATGGGAAAAATATTTGCATAGATAGAGTGCCAGAAAGTTCAAGGTCAGGAGACACTGGACAGCTTCTGCCGCAGCCTGCTCATGAGAATCTGAACCGACAAAATAATGGACCAACCAATATGTTGGCACTAAGAAGTAACAGTTTTGGGTCTGAGACCTCTATTCCAGCATCGCCTTCGGTATCTCAGCAACCAAAGTATCAAATGGGGGTTGTGAGTCCAAGAATCATGCAGGACCATAGGTCAGGAGTTTTAAATGCATCAGGAGCTTCTCCTGCTGCGCCAGAAATGATGCTTTCATATGCGGATGCGATGAGCTCTGGTGCTGCTTCTTTACATGGTAAGAGAGAGAATCATGATGGCCAAGCATCTCCCCTTTCCAATTTAAACAAGAGGGCAAGGTTTACACATATGAGTGCTGATTCCAATCAACAGCAACTTATAGGAGGACAAATAGATGGCTCTCATGCTCCAGATTTGCACTGGAAAAATTCCTTATTACAGCAACATTCAGTTCCCAGGGGAATTCCATATGCTAATACAAACATGCAAAAGTATCCTCAACAAATTTTTGAAGGGGGTCTGAACCAGGAAGCTGGAACAATGCCATTCACTGCAGGACAGCAAGGAATAAAGTATAACTTAAAGGAAGAGCCTGCTGAGATAGAGAGATTGGACAAATTAGAGCCAGGAAGGACTAAAAATGAGATGCAGATGGTGGAATCGGATATGAACCTTATGGAATCCCAGCAGGCCCGACTAAAGCAGAGAATGACTCAGCAGTTTACGCGGTCTGGTTTTCCTCAGACACCCTGGAATGGCCTTGGTCAGCCTCTTGAAAACAATCTTCGGAAAGAAGACCCATTCCAGAACAGGAAAATGGTGCAAAGTCCTCGTGTATCTGCAGGAGGCTTGCCTCAATCTCCTTTATCCTCTAAGTCTGGAGAGTTTTCTAATGGTTCTGTAGGAGCTCAATACGGTGCAGCTGTGACTAGTGGACTTATACAATCAATGAAGGAGAAGCAAGGATCCACATCTGTTGCTCCAGCTGGTGGAACAACTTCTATGACTTCTAGCGCCAATGATTCCATGCAGCGGCAACACCAGGCTCAAATTGCTGCAAGGCGGAGATCCAATTCTGTTCCTAAGGCCCCCATGATGAGTGGAGTCGGTTCTCCTGCCAGTGTCAGTACCATGAGTCTTCCAATAAATGCAAGCAGTCCTCCCGTAGGATCTACACAATCAGCTGACCAAATCATGCTTGAAAGGTTCTCCAAAATTGAAATGCTGACAACTAG GTTTCAACTTAATCCCAAAAAGAGCAAGGTCGAGGAGTACTCTAGCAGGAAGCCAAATGTCTTTCCTACTCAGCAGCTGCATGTTCATCTTTCTAATGATTCAAACAATGAGAATGTCAAAGATGAATCCTGCAAAATGTCATTGTCAAAATCATTGGTAGGTGGCAGTACAAATGTTTGCAAAAGAAGAGTCTTGGATTTTCTGCAGACAGAGCGCGTTCTTCAAG GAAATGGTTATTCATGTGTTCCTAAGGCGCGGACTAGAATGGTCTTGTCAGAAAAGCCAAATGACGGTACTGTGTCAATGCTTATTGGAGAAATAGAAGAGGTCGAATACACGACTGTTGAGGATCACCTCCCAACGCTGCCGAATACT CACTTTGCAGACTTGCTTGCTGCACAGTTTTGTTCACTG ATGGCACGCGAAGGATACCTTGTGGAAGATCATGTCCAACCTAGACCAATCAGCATGAATCGTGCTTCAAGTAGTCAAACTAACATGCCAGGAATGCCACCAAATGGGTCAGTAGCTGATCTGCAGCAATACTCCGAAGGGGTCTCTGGTCAGTTGTCCAATGAGCTTGCAAGGCCCTCTAACGgtattaattcatcaataatttCACCCCAGAACATGCAAGGCCAGAGAATACTGCCTTCCGGGAATGCTCAAGCATTACAGATCTCTCAAGGACTCCTGACGGGGGTTTCAATGCCTTCTAGAGCTCAACAATCTGATCCTTTATCCCCTctgcagcagcagcagcaacaacaacagcaGCAGCAGAATCAACATCCTCTGATACAACAGCAACATCCACAGTTACAAAGATCCCAACTAATGCTTGCTTCAAATCCACTTGCTCACCTAAATACAGTTGGCCAGAATTCAATGCAGTTGGGTAATCAAATGGCTAATAAACCATCGGCAGTGCAACTTCAGCTATTACAACAGCAAcaacagcagcagcagcagcagcaacaacaacaaccacaacaGTTGCAGTCGCAACAATCCCAGTCGCAGCATCCACAGATGCAGAGGAAAATGATGATGAGCCTTGGTAATGTAGGTATGGGGAACATTAGCAATAACATCGCGGCGCTTGGTGGCCTTAGTAATGTTATGGGCATGGGAGGTGTAAGAGGAGTTGGTGGACCTGGAATTTCAGCTCCAATGGGAGCCATCGCTGGCATGGGCAATATATCTCAGAACACAATAAATATAAGCCAGGCATCTAATATTAGTAACGCGATCAGCCAGCAACTTCGCAGTGGTGCACTCACTCCACAACAAGCTGTTTTCATGCAAACAAAACTGAGAATGGTAGCACAGAACCGAACAAATATGTTGGGGAGCCCACAGTCAAGTTTAGGTGGTATTACGGGAAATAGACAAATGCATCCAGGTTCTACCGGTCTTTCAATCTTGGGTTCCCTCAACCGAGGTAATATCAATCCAATGCAGCGACCAGGAATGGGTCCAATGGGTCCGCCAAAGCTAATGGCAGGTATGAATCTTTACATGAaccagcagcaacaacaacagcaacaacaacagcagcagcagcagcagcagcagcagcaacagATGCAGTTACAGCAGCAACAAATGCAGCAGCAACACATACAACAGCAGCAGCAATTGCAGCAACAGCAGCAAGAGACAGCTTCGCCTTTACAGGCTGTAGTTTCACCTCCTCCAGTGGGCTCACCTTCAAATCTGGCAATCCCACAACAAATGAACCAAAATTCCCAGCAGCcacagcagcaacaacaacagcaacatCAGCAGGCCAGCCCACAGCAGATGAGCCAACGAACTCCACTCAGCCCACAGCTGAGTTCAGGGGCTATCCATCCTATGAGTACTGGTAATCCAGAAGCATGCCCAGCAAGCCCTCAGTTGAGTTCACAAACCTTGGGGTCAGTAGGTAGTATAACCAATTCTCCGATGGAACTACAAGGTGTGAACAAGAGTAATTCCATTAATAATACCTAA
- the LOC125872499 gene encoding 25.3 kDa vesicle transport protein translates to MVKLTMIARVTDGLPLAEGLDDSRDVPDADYYKQQVKSLFKNLSMGHNEASRMSIESGPYIFHYIVEGRVCYLTMCDRSYPKKLAFQYLEDLKTEFERVNGSQIETAARPYAFIKFDTFIQKTKKLYQDTRTQRNVAKLNDELYEVHQIMTRNVQEVLGVGEKLDQVSQMSSRLTSESRIYADKARDLNRQALIRKWAPVAIVIGVVSLLFWAKNKIW, encoded by the exons ATGGTGAAGTTGACTATGATTGCTCGTGTAACGGATGGCCTTCCATTAGCTGAGGGGCTGGATGATAGCCGTGATGTTCCAGATGCTGATTACTACAAACAGCAAGTCAAGTCCTTATTCAAGAACCTCTCTATGGGCCATAATGAGGCATCAAGGATGTCCATTGAAAGTGGACCTTACATTTTCCA CTATATCGTTGAAGGGCGCGTTTGCTATCTGACAATGTGTGATCGCTCTTATCCAAAGAAACTTGCCTTTCAGTACCTAGAAGACCTTAAGACTGAGTTTGAGCGTGTCAATGGAAGTCAAATTGAAACTGCTGCTAGACCTTATGCCTTTATCAAATTTG ATACATTCATACAGAAGACGAAGAAACTGTACCAGGATACCAGAACTCAACGCAATGTTGCAAAGTTGAATGATGAACTTTATGAAGTTCATCAGATAATGACTCGAAATGTACAAGAAGTTCTTGGTGTTGGTGAAAAATTGGACC AGGTCAGTCAGATGTCCAGCCGTTTGACATCAGAATCCCGCATATATGCTGATAAGGCGAGAGATTTGAATCGTCAG GCTCTGATACGGAAGTGGGCTCCCGTTGCTATTGTCATTGGAGTTGTTAGTCTCCTCTTCTGGGCTAAAAACAAGATTTGGTGA
- the LOC125872496 gene encoding 2-alkenal reductase (NADP(+)-dependent), with protein MAEEVSNKQVILKHYVTSYLKESDMEFKSTTIKLNVPEGSNAMVLKNLFLSCDPYMRNRMKKFEGGYVESFTPGSPITGYGVAKVLESGDSNFQKGDLVLGRTGWEEYSIVTATPTLFKIRDKDVPISYYTGILGMPGLTAYAGFYEVCSPKKGETVFVSAASGAVGQLVGQFAKMLGCYVVGSAGSKEKVDRLKSTFGFDEAFNYKEEQDLDVALKRHFPDGIDIYFENVGGKMLDAVLLNMKIHGRIAVCGMISQYNLEQTEGVHNLFCLISKRIRMEGFLVFDYYHLYPKYLEMIIPQIKAGKVVYVEDVAEGLESAPSALVGLFSGRNIGKQVVMVSRE; from the coding sequence ATGGCAGAAGAAGTGAGCAACAAACAGGTCATTCTGAAACACTATGTCACCAGTTACCTTAAGGAATCGGACATGGAATTCAAAAGTACCACCATTAAATTGAATGTTCCAGAAGGTTCTAATGCTATGGTTTTGAAGAATCTTTTCTTGTCATGTGACCCTTACATGCGTAACCGCATGAAGAAATTTGAGGGGGGCTATGTTGAGTCCTTCACTCCTGGCTCTCCTATCACGGGATATGGAGTGGCTAAAGTTTTGGAGTCTGGTGATTCGAACTTCCAGAAAGGTGACTTAGTTTTGGGAAGGACTGGATGGGAGGAGTATAGTATTGTAACAGCTACTCCGACTCTGTTTAAAATTCGTGACAAGGATGTGCCTATTTCCTACTATACAGGAATCCTCGGTATGCCTGGTCTGACTGCTTATGCTGGTTTTTACGAGGTTTGCTCTCCTAAAAAGGGAGAAACTGTCTTTGTTTCAGCTGCTTCCGGAGCAGTTGGTCAGCTTGTTGGGCAATTTGCAAAGATGTTGGGTTGCTATGTTGTTGGTAGTGCTGGAAGTAAAGAAAAGGTTGATCGGTTGAAGAGCACGTTTGGTTTTGATGAAGCTTTTAACTACAAAGAGGAGCAGGATTTGGACGTGGCTTTGAAGAGGCACTTCCCTGATGGAATTGACATCTACTTTGAGAATGTTGGAGGGAAGATGCTTGATGCAGTTCTTCTGAATATGAAAATCCATGGTCGTATTGCTGTGTGTGGGATGATCTCACAATACAACCTTGAGCAGACTGAAGGAGTGCACAACTTGTTCTGTCTCATCTCAAAACGAATCCGCATGGAAGGATTTCTTGTCTTTGATTACTATCATCTTTATCCTAAATATTTGGAAATGATCATTCCGCAAATCAAGGCTGGTAAGGTTGTGTACGTGGAAGACGTAGCTGAAGGACTCGAAAGTGCTCCGAGTGCTCTAGTTGGTCTCTTCTCTGGTCGCAATATTGGAAAGCAAGTTGTGATGGTTTCGCGTGAATGA
- the LOC125872491 gene encoding zinc finger CCCH domain-containing protein 62-like — MSKEINNQQRALQASSSRNQKMDSQQPYDVSESDSDYDSDDSLDDPTFDLLEETQSSLSKLSIKKQKSMDMSARRNVSKTLEDCVEEEKDLDEIVPELDEKDKKSYETVQKIIKAGQIEKLKVEQCKVYLRKHGLRLTGTKDTLIQRIKEHTDILDGRGEEKYPPSSFVLNCKGDACTGDVVMFEQNVYEMFSIASRSATGPPCGTRIIAGRIVKESYGAKRQQHTFTVEVLWSKGEKPLPPLHPLLIKGRNLYRLKTLRQKWDDEAERQKILSEKHTRGSIARSSRETRVQEKELRKMQRENRVNTDYKEKKTVAESKGKQLHSRSMNSLNKNDQPQVEVVYNIQKDEQKQFRNYTNVVIQENVYPRENRPEERHNQRQPLTNVNLNDPRNREKHNSNMHMHNSNRHMPMWRGLSYGGNTNNYNIPTWRGYSDGSYNNCNTSKSPLRGHGHMYTGGHGHSQNYKSPQRTENWQARNGKRPFQGQREEQKKPCHFYAQGRCYYGHSCKNLHDSVDI, encoded by the exons ATGAGCAAAGAAATCAACAATCAACAGAGAGCTCTTCAAGCATCATCATCCAGaaatcaaaaaatggattcccAGCAGCCGTACGATGTATCGGAAAGCGATAGCGACTACGATTCCGATGATTCGCTAGATGATCCAACTTTTGATCTTCTTGAGGAGACACAATCCTCTCTTTCAAAACTCTCAATCAAAAAACAGAAATCTATGGATATGTCTGCCAG GCGGAATGTTTCTAAGACATTGGAAGATTgcgttgaggaagagaaggatCTGGACGAGATAGTACCAGAGCTTGATGAGAAGGATAAAAAAAGCTATGAAACTGTTCAGAAGATAATCAAAG CTGGTCagattgagaaattgaaagtggaGCAATGCAAGGTTTACCTAAGGAAACACGGGCTGAGATTGACGGGTACCAAAGATACACTTATCCAGCGCATTAAAGAGCACACTGA CATCCTCGATGGTCGTGGAGAGGAAAAGTATCCCCCATCTAGTTTTGTATTGAACTGCAAAG GGGACGCGTGCACTGGTGATGTTGTCATGTTTGAACAAAATGTATATGAAAT GTTCAGCATTGCATCCAGGAGTGCTACTGGCCCTCCCTGTGGAACAAGAATAATAGCAGGGCGGATTGTGAAGGAGAGCTATGGTGCTAAAAGGCAGCAACATACCTTTACG GTTGAGGTATTGTGGAGTAAAGGGGAAAAACCGTTGCCTCCACTTCATCCTCTCCTCATTAAGGGCAGAAACCTCTATAGATTAAAAACATTGCGACAG AAATGGGACGATGAAGCAGAACGGCAGAAAATTTTATCAGAAAAGCATACCAGAGGTTCCATAGCTCGGTCTAGCAGGGAAACACGTGTCCAAGAGAAGGAATTGCGAAAGATGCAAAGGGAAAATAG GGTAAACACAGATTACAAGGAGAAGAAAACAGTAGCTGAGAGTAAAGGGAAACAGCTGCATTCTCGCTCGATGAACTCCTTAAACAAGAATGATCAGCCTCAGGTAGAAGTGGTGTACAACATCCAAAAAGATGAACAAAAGCAATTcagaaattatacaaatgtagtCATACAGGAAAATGTCTACCCTAGAGAAAATAGGCCAGAAGAAAGGCATAATCAGAGGCAGCCTTTGACTAATGTGAACCTGAATGATCCTAGAAACAGGGAGAAGCATAACTCAAATATGCATATGCATAACTCAAATAG GCATATGCCAATGTGGAGGGGCCTTAGCTATGGAGGTAACACAAACAATTATAATATTCCAACATGGAGGGGCTATAGCGATGGAAGCTACAACAACTGCAATACTAGTAAAAGTCCATTACGAGGACATGGTCATATGTATACAGGAGGTCATGGTCATTCACAAAACTATAAATCTCCACAAAGAACTGAGAATTGGCAAGCAAGGAATGGAAAGCGTCCATTCCAAGGACAGCGCGAGGAACAAAAGAAGCCTTGCCACTTTTATGCTCAAGGAAGATGCTACTATGGGCATAGTTGCAAGAACTTGCATGATTCTGTAGATATTTAA